A stretch of Saccharomyces cerevisiae S288C chromosome IV, complete sequence DNA encodes these proteins:
- the CNL1 gene encoding Cnl1p (Subunit of the BLOC-1 complex involved in endosomal maturation; interacts with Msb3p; null mutant is sensitive to drug inducing secretion of vacuolar cargo; green fluorescent protein (GFP)-fusion protein localizes to the cytoplasm), which translates to MQDNSSHSRESASAGDDPLGIDKLTVDYDYLLYKMRDYVQSIQLDTTELCKKQNEVMVNGIIENTIDKNIAKFKELLEKCDTLENHYEMLNQLAIITDTFKERIAEAVNNYNSLKKGASKSK; encoded by the coding sequence ATGCAAGACAACTCAAGTCATTCCAGAGAGTCGGCTTCGGCTGGTGACGATCCTCTTGGAATTGATAAATTGACAGTCGACTACGATTACTTACTTTATAAAATGAGAGACTATGTACAGAGTATACAATTGGATACTACGGAGCTATgtaaaaaacaaaatgaagTGATGGTGAATGGTATTATTGAAAACACCAtagataaaaatattgcgAAGTTCAAAGAACTCCTTGAAAAATGCGATACGTTGGAAAATCACTATGAAATGTTAAACCAACTGGCGATAATAACAGATACTTTCAAGGAAAGAATCGCAGAGGCCGTAAATAATTACAATAGCTTAAAAAAGGGCGCCAGTAAATCTAAGTAA
- the TRP4 gene encoding anthranilate phosphoribosyltransferase (Anthranilate phosphoribosyl transferase; transferase of the tryptophan biosynthetic pathway; catalyzes the phosphoribosylation of anthranilate; subject to the general control system of amino acid biosynthesis), protein MSEATLLSYTKKLLASPPQLSSTDLHDALLVILSLLQKCDTNSDESLSIYTKVSSFLTALRVTKLDHKAEYIAEAAKAVLRHSDLVDLPLPKKDELHPEDGPVILDIVGTGGDGQNTFNVSTSAAIVASGIQGLKICKHGGKASTSNSGAGDLIGTLGCDMFKVNSSTVPKLWPDNTFMFLLAPFFHHGMGHVSKIRKFLGIPTVFNVLGPLLHPVSHVNKRILGVYSKELAPEYAKAAALVYPGSETFIVWGHVGLDEVSPIGKTTVWHIDPTSSELKLKTFQLEPSMFGLEEHELSKCASYGPKENARILKEEVLSGKYHLGDNNPIYDYILMNTAVLYCLSQGHQNWKEGIIKAEESIHSGNALRSLEHFIDSVSSL, encoded by the coding sequence ATGTCCGAGGCGACTTTGCTATCTTACACCAAGAAATTATTGGCTTCTCCGCCGCAATTGAGTAGCACAGACCTACACGATGCGTTGCTGGTTATATTAAGTCTTTTGCAAAAATGTGATACAAATAGCGATGAGAGTCTTTCCATCTATACCAAAGTTTCGAGTTTTCTCACGGCCTTGAGAGTTACTAAACTTGATCACAAGGCTGAATACATTGCGGAAGCTGCAAAGGCTGTGCTCAGACATTCCGACCTTGTTGATCTACCTTTACCCAAGAAGGACGAATTACACCCGGAAGATGGACCAGTAATCTTAGATATTGTAGGTACTGGTGGTGACGGACAGAATACTTTTAATGTTTCCACGTCTGCTGCTATCGTTGCCTCCGGAATTCAGGGCCTAAAAATTTGTAAGCACGGTGGTAAAGCTTCTACATCCAATAGTGGAGCTGGTGACCTAATTGGAACTTTAGGCTGTGACATGTTCAAGGTTAATTCATCGACAGTGCCCAAACTTTGGCCTGATAATACGTTCATGTTTCTACTtgctcctttttttcatcatgGAATGGGCCACGTTTCTAAGATACGCAAATTTCTTGGAATTCCGACTGTTTTCAACGTACTGGGACCACTTCTACATCCAGTTAGCCACGTAAACAAGAGAATATTGGGCGTTTACTCAAAGGAACTTGCGCCTGAATATGCCAAGGCAGCCGCTTTGGTATATCCAGGAAGCGAAACTTTTATAGTTTGGGGACATGTTGGGTTAGACGAAGTATCACCTATAGGCAAAACTACTGTCTGGCATATTGATCCGACATCGTCCGAACTTAAATTGAAGACCTTCCAATTAGAACCTTCTATGTTTGGTTTAGAAGAACACGAGTTGTCGAAGTGTGCTTCATACGGCCCTAAAGAGAATGCGAGAATtctaaaagaagaagtcTTGTCCGGCAAGTACCACCTTGGCGACAATAATCCTATTTATGACTACATCTTGATGAACACCGCCGTGTTATATTGTTTAAGCCAAGGTCACCAGAACTGGAAGGAAGGGATCATTAAGGCAGAAGAAAGCATACATTCTGGTAATGCATTACGTTCTTTAGAACACTTTATAGATAGTGTGAGCTCCTTGTAG
- the SBE2 gene encoding Sbe2p (Protein required for bud growth; involved in transport of cell wall components from the Golgi to the cell surface; SBE2 has a paralog, SBE22, that arose from the whole genome duplication) encodes MTARRLINIVPNTSKLDPLKEEDSTHLKQNQPKKFSTKELMLSEYTERKSCSLPLSKSRSGSSASSSTTGSNGKNIGTRRPSSNLDFNFASQDVVKNVLGNNNPHVPTAKCIRPISDDSIGTSSTEIFSSSHSNTTSDSLCTSDISSEEGEIANSKMEDNCFFKSMREADHRSNITPLKKSRPGSILQKTRTASSADKTICSMSTITTCIPSRQNSVSTPKLSRTVGLPGSSNTTNSIAASQTSFISENDSPLKHHCMSTATIQEPKLMPITKTPYVHSNSTSVILPYKTTQLTPSQRYRLRKEQNDQSLRKAIKMKEKFYEDQDVNLELQEGDVDGSLIWNIPMASLSTSSFLTLSKFNRKEMSLDSARGDEEILIQENNCEGKQHSSSALCVDKTFHQVHSTRKHTSNSSNTLKESCLDYKELPPTCIPGISPVSDSQYIQDTMKNLSQIYLHSSEKISKSILSGRSRSVQSLPLEFKEASSQGMEDLMLVSEDKLKAVSHFRPSWLPPKDFKERKLQDKQIYKNIDLASMEELQKNKERDEKAKKNEQNKVKFQHLLDRGITRNSSLSELKKIIWETPLISKVRLQIYSQLLQSDNCLITKCFIESFEEVMQLLNKMDFPKDKEFEIRQLIEHDVQEKVFYKNGTDKQVVSDLMLLLQLKSISQQGLVTGDEMLFYHFLTDQSFGTLKETWEMVNLIQMTCFSEICKEKYDSRILNPRGIVAHLLRKDEFKNEFNGGCLNSNTWWNILQRMDHKLFMWVMDVIIVHNGQNFANYPVKMEIFKDKVWEYYRSKKVIVNYKILVSLTVNVLLNYHFGYDNLKHLSDLDDKHFCIPLYTEDSIEEENLNNIFTKWWLHYYRKLR; translated from the coding sequence ATGACAGCACGTCGTTTGATTAATATAGTTCCTAATACGTCTAAGCTAGACCCTTTAAAGGAGGAGGACTCAACGCATCTGAAACAAAATCAACCTAAGAAGTTTTCCACAAAGGAGTTGATGCTTTCAGAATATACCGAACGCAAAAGTTGCAGCCTTCCGTTGTCTAAATCCCGATCAGGCAGTAGTGCATCCAGTAGCACTACAGGTTCGAACGGAAAGAATATTGGAACAAGACGCCCTAGCTCCAACCTAGATTTCAATTTCGCTAGCCAAGATGTTGTTAAAAATGTATTAGGTAATAATAATCCACACGTACCCACAGCGAAGTGCATTAGGCCAATATCAGATGATTCTATAGGTACATCGAGCACAGagatattttcttcatcgcACTCAAATACGACATCTGATTCTTTATGTACATCAGATATAAGCTCAGAAGAGGGTGAAATAGCAAACAGTAAGATGGAGGATAActgcttcttcaaaagtatGAGAGAAGCTGACCATAGAAGCAATATTACGCCCTTAAAGAAAAGCCGACCGGGATCAATACTACAGAAAACACGTACAGCAAGTAGCGCTGATAAAACAATCTGCTCAATGAGTACCATAACTACATGCATTCCATCTCGTCAAAATTCGGTGTCAACTCCTAAACTCTCCAGGACAGTAGGGCTGCCTGGATCGAGCAATACAACCAACAGTATAGCCGCATCACAAACTTCATTCATAAGCGAGAATGACTCTCCTCTTAAACATCATTGCATGAGTACCGCAACTATCCAAGAACCAAAACTCATGCCGATCACAAAAACGCCGTATGTGCATTCCAATAGTACTTCTGTAATATTACCATATAAAACAACCCAACTTACTCCTTCTCAACGTTACCGTTTAAGGAAAGAGCAAAATGACCAATCTTTGCGTAAAGccataaaaatgaaagaaaaattttatgaagaTCAAGACGTTAACTTGGAACTTCAAGAGGGCGATGTCGACGGCTCGTTAATTTGGAACATTCCAATGGCATCTTTATCGACCAGTTCTTTTTTAACATTATCTAAGTttaatagaaaagaaatgagtTTAGATTCAGCGCGGGGGGATGAAGAGATATTAATACAGGAGAACAATTGCGAAGGCAAACAACACTCATCTTCGGCTCTCTGTGTGGACAAAACTTTCCATCAGGTTCATAGTACTAGaaaacatacatcaaattcaaGTAACACTTTAAAAGAATCATGTCTGGACTATAAGGAGCTTCCGCCAACATGCATTCCTGGTATATCTCCTGTGTCTGATTCACAGTACATCCAGGatacaatgaaaaatctcTCCCAAATATACCTGCATAGTTCCGAAAAAATCTCCAAAAGTATTCTTTCTGGTCGTTCAAGATCTGTACAGAGTTTACCACTGGAATTTAAAGAAGCCAGTAGTCAGGGAATGGAAGACCTAATGCTAGTTTCAGAGGACAAACTAAAGGCCGTAAGTCATTTCCGTCCGAGTTGGCTCCCGCCCAAGGATTTCAAAGAGAGGAAATTGCAAGATAAACAAATCTACAAAAATATCGACTTAGCATCAATGGAAGagttgcaaaaaaataaagaacgTGACGAAaaagccaaaaagaatGAGCAGAATAAGGTCAAATTCCAGCATTTACTGGACCGAGGCATTACTCGTAACTCGTCATTAAGtgaattaaagaaaattatttggGAAACACCTTTGATATCTAAAGTACGGCTTCAAATATATAGTCAACTTCTACAAAGTGACAATTGCTTGATAAcaaaatgttttattgaatCATTTGAGGAAGTAATGCAGCTACTCAACAAAATGGATTTTCCCAAAgataaagaatttgaaataagACAGCTTATTGAACACGATGTACAGGAAAAGgttttttataaaaatggAACAGATAAGCAAGTGGTTTCTGACTTGATGCTATTACTGCAACTGAAATCTATATCTCAACAAGGTTTGGTTACTGGTGATGAGATGCTATTCTACCATTTTTTAACTGATCAATCTTTTGGGACTTTGAAGGAAACATGGGAAATGGTCAACTTGATACAGATGACGTGCTTCAGTGAAATTTGCAAGGAAAAATACGattcaagaatattaaaTCCCAGAGGAATTGTTGCCCATCTTTTACGAAAAGATGAGTTCAAAAATGAATTCAATGGCGGATGTTTGAATAGCAATACATGGTGGAACATATTGCAAAGAATGGACCATAAACTTTTTATGTGGGTAATGGATGTAATTATCGTTCATAATGGCCAAAACTTTGCAAACTACCCCgtaaaaatggaaatatTCAAAGACAAAGTATGGGAATACTATAGATCTAAGAAGGTTATTGTAAATTATAAGATTTTGGTTTCACTAACAGTTAACGTATTGTTAAACTACCACTTCGGATATGATAATCTGAAACATTTATCAGATTTGGATGATAAGCATTTTTGTATTCCACTGTATACGGAGGATAGTATCGAAGAGGAAAACctcaataatattttcaCAAAGTGGTGGTTGCACTACTACCGAAAATTACGTTAG
- the TRR1 gene encoding thioredoxin-disulfide reductase TRR1 (Cytoplasmic thioredoxin reductase; key regulatory enzyme that determines the redox state of the thioredoxin system, which acts as a disulfide reductase system and protects cells against both oxidative and reductive stress; protein abundance increases in response to DNA replication stress; TRR1 has a paralog, TRR2, that arose from the whole genome duplication), whose product MVHNKVTIIGSGPAAHTAAIYLARAEIKPILYEGMMANGIAAGGQLTTTTEIENFPGFPDGLTGSELMDRMREQSTKFGTEIITETVSKVDLSSKPFKLWTEFNEDAEPVTTDAIILATGASAKRMHLPGEETYWQKGISACAVCDGAVPIFRNKPLAVIGGGDSACEEAQFLTKYGSKVFMLVRKDHLRASTIMQKRAEKNEKIEILYNTVALEAKGDGKLLNALRIKNTKKNEETDLPVSGLFYAIGHTPATKIVAGQVDTDEAGYIKTVPGSSLTSVPGFFAAGDVQDSKYRQAITSAGSGCMAALDAEKYLTSLE is encoded by the coding sequence ATGGTTCACAACAAAGTTACTATCATTGGTTCAGGTCCAGCTGCACACACCGCCGCCATCTATTTGGCCAGGGCAGAAATCAAGCCAATCCTATATGAAGGTATGATGGCGAACGGTATTGCTGCCGGTGGCCAGCTAACCACCACTACAGAAATCGAAAACTTCCCAGGTTTCCCAGATGGTCTAACAGGTAGCGAACTGATGGACAGAATGAGAGAACAATCCACGAAGTTTGGCACTGAAATTATCACGGAAACAGTTTCCAAAGTTGATCTGTCTTCCAAACCATTCAAGCTATGGACCGAATTTAACGAAGACGCAGAACCTGTGACGACTGACGCTATAATCTTGGCCACAGGCGCTTCTGCTAAGAGAATGCATTTGCCGGGCGAGGAAACCTACTGGCAAAAAGGTATTTCTGCCTGTGCCGTGTGTGATGGTGCCGTCCCCATTTTCAGAAACAAGCCATTGGCCGtcattggtggtggtgaCTCTGCATGTGAAGAAGCTCAGTTCTTGACCAAGTACGGCTCAAAAGTGTTTATGCTTGTCAGAAAAGACCATTTGCGTGCTTCTACCATTATGCAAAAGCGTGCTGAGAAGaacgaaaaaattgaaatccTTTACAACACTGTTGCGCTAGAAGCTAAGGGGGATGGTAAATTATTGAATGCCTTGAGGATTAAGAACACtaaaaagaatgaagaaacCGATTTGCCAGTCAGCGGTTTATTTTATGCAATTGGCCACACTCCAGCAACAAAGATTGTCGCTGGCCAAGTCGACACTGATGAAGCGGGCTACATTAAAACTGTCCCAGGCAGCTCATTAACCTCCGTTCCAGGATTTTTCGCTGCTGGTGATGTTCAGGATTCTAAATACAGACAAGCTATTACTTCTGCTGGCTCTGGTTGTATGGCCGCTTTGGATGCTGAGAAATACTTAACTTCCCTAGAATAG
- the YPQ2 gene encoding Ypq2p (Putative vacuolar membrane transporter for cationic amino acids; involved in vacuolar export of arginine under nitrogen starvation conditions; appears to be inactive under nitrogen replete conditions; may contribute to amino acid homeostasis; vacuolar membrane protein; member of the PQ-loop family, containing seven transmembrane domains; homologous to the human lysosomal cationic amino acid exporter PQLC2; null mutant is functionally complemented by the rat PQLC2 vacuolar transporter): MSCSNGIWPTVSNLCGSLSFFTSVISLFPQIIETYRDKSVDGLSPYFLLAWLCGDITSLIGAKLTGQLLFQILLAIYFLLNDSFVCGQYYYYGVLHENKLATVGHEPKPLLPELVENGELLREEEDMIQGGSSAESPRSSRRRSAITAALAIAHTISTASAYPLNVGSTQSQVGPPGDGKNSQLGTILSWIGASFYVGARIPQLIKNYNRKSTDGLSPFLFATTLLCNITYNLSIFTSCRFLDNQNKREFIVNELPFIFGSAGTIAFDLIYFYQYYILYATDMQLRELERELYSPEEDSAAQLVTERTSLLSGETQT; this comes from the coding sequence ATGTCGTGCTCAAACGGCATCTGGCCTACTGTATCTAATTTGTGCGGATCATTATCCTTCTTCACCTCTGTTATTTCATTGTTTCCACAAATAATTGAGACTTATCGAGATAAATCTGTCGATGGGCTATCGCCATATTTTTTGCTGGCTTGGTTATGTGGGGATATTACCTCGCTGATAGGGGCAAAGCTAACAGGGCAATTGTTATTTCAGATACTTTTAGcaatttattttctattgaatGATTCTTTTGTATGTGGTcaatattattactatGGCGTGCTGCATGAAAATAAATTGGCGACTGTCGGCCATGAGCCTAAACCTCTTCTTCCCGAACTGGTTGAAAATGGTGAGCTTTTGAGGGAGGAAGAGGACATGATACAAGGTGGTAGCAGTGCAGAAAGCCCTAGAAGCAGTAGAAGAAGGTCTGCCATTACAGCAGCCTTGGCTATAGCTCATACTATAAGTACAGCTAGCGCATATCCGCTAAATGTAGGCTCCACCCAATCACAAGTGGGGCCTCCCGGAGATGGTAAAAACAGCCAGCTGGGTACAATTTTATCTTGGATTGGCGCTTCCTTCTACGTAGGCGCACGTATCCCACAACTAATCAAGAATTACAATAGAAAGTCTACAGACGGCTTATCTCCCTTCCTATTTGCTACTACACTACTCTGCAATATCACGTATAATTTGAGCATCTTCACAAGCTGTAGATTTTTAGATAATCAGAACAAGAGGGAATTCATCGTGAATGAGTTGCCCTTTATATTTGGAAGTGCTGGAACAATTGCGTTTGATTTGATATACTTCTACCAATACTATATCCTTTATGCAACTGATATGCAACTACGTGAACTGGAAAGAGAACTATACAGTCCTGAAGAAGACAGTGCAGCGCAACTAGTGACAGAACGTACATCACTGTTGTCTGGTGAAACGCAAACATAG
- the SPC110 gene encoding Spc110p (Inner plaque spindle pole body (SPB) component; gamma-tubulin small complex (gamma-TuSC) receptor that interacts with Spc98p to recruit the complex to the nuclear side of the SPB, connecting nuclear microtubules to the SPB; promotes gamma-TuSC assembly and oligomerization to initiate microtubule nucleation; interacts with Tub4p-complex and calmodulin; phosphorylated by Mps1p in cell cycle-dependent manner; ortholog of human pericentrin (kendrin)) — protein MDEASHLPNGSLKNMEFTPVGFIKSKRNTTQTQVVSPTKVPNANNGDENEGPVKKRQRRSIDDTIDSTRLFSEASQFDDSFPEIKANIPPSPRSGNVDKSRKRNLIDDLKKDVPMSQPLKEQEVREHQMKKERFDRALESKLLGKRHITYANSDISNKELYINEIKSLKHEIKELRKEKNDTLNNYDTLEEETDDLKNRLQALEKELDAKNKIVNSRKVDDHSGCIEEREQMERKLAELERKLKTVKDQVLELENNSDVQSLKLRSKEDELKNLMNELNELKSNAEEKDTQLEFKKNELRKRTNELNELKIKSDEMDLQLKQKQNESKRLKDELNELETKFSENGSQSSAKENELKMLKNKIAELEEEISTKNSQLIAKEGKLASLMAQLTQLESKLNQRDSQLGSREEELKKTNDKLQKDIRIAREETVSKDERIIDLQKKVKQLENDLFVIKKTHSESKTITDNELESKDKLIKILENDLKVAQEKYSKMEKELKEREFNYKISESKLEDEKTTLNEKISNLAAENSQLKNKIEDNSTATHHMKENYEKQLESLRKDIEEYKESAKDSEDKIEELKIRIAENSAKVSEKRSKDIKQKDEQISDLTQNLKLQEDEISSLKSIIDRYKKDFNQLKSEQSNIQHDLNLQILNLENKLIESEDELKSLRDSQKIEIENWKRKYNNLSLENDRLLTEKESASDKEREISILNRKLDEMDKEKWNLQESKEKYKRELQKVITANDRLRREKEELNENSNNIRIMEDKMTRIKKNYLSEITSLQEENRRLEERLILNERRKDNDSTMQLNDIISYYKLKYHSEVRHNNDLKVINDYLNKVLALGTRRLRLDTRKGEHSLNISLPDDDELDRDYYNSHVYTRYHDYEYPLRFNLNRRGPYFERRLSFKTVALLVLACVRMKRIAFYRRSDDNRLRILRDRIESSSGRISW, from the coding sequence ATGGACGAAGCGTCACATCTCCCAAATGGGAGCTTGAAGAACATGGAATTTACGCCTGTAGGATTTATCAAATCCAAGCGAAACACCACGCAAACACAAGTTGTATCGCCTACTAAGGTTCCAAATGCCAATAATGGTGATGAGAACGAAGGCCCTGTTAAGAAAAGGCAGAGAAGAAGCATTGATGATACAATTGACTCCACAAGGCTATTTAGTGAAGCTTCACAattcgatgacagctttCCAGAAATTAAGGCTAACATTCCGCCTAGTCCAAGGTCAGGCAATGTTGACAAAAGTCGCAAGAGAAATTTGATTGatgatttgaagaaagatgTGCCAATGTCTCAGCCCTtgaaagaacaagaagtAAGAGAACAccaaatgaagaaagagcGATTTGACCGTGCTTTAGAGAGTAAATTACTAGGAAAAAGACACATAACATACGCAAATTCTGATATTTCTAATAAGGAACTTTACATTAATGAAATCAAGAGTTTGAAGCatgaaatcaaagaattaagaaaggaaaaaaacgATACTCTCAATAATTATGATACccttgaagaagaaacagaTGACTTGAAGAACAGATTACAAGCGCTGGAAAAAGAGCTGGAcgccaaaaataaaattgtgAATTCAAGAAAAGTAGATGATCATTCTGGATGCATAGAAGAACGTGAACAAATGGAAAGAAAGTTGGCTGAAttagaaagaaaactgaAAACTGTGAAAGACCAAGTGCTAGAATTAGAGAATAATAGTGACGTACAAAGTTTAAAATTGAGATCTAAGGAGGAtgaattgaagaatttaaTGAATGAGTTGAATGAATTGAAGAGCAAtgcagaagaaaaggatacACAGTTGgaattcaagaaaaatgaactGAGGAAACGAACAAATGAATTAAATGAGTTGAAAATCAAGTCTGATGAGATGGATTTACAactaaaacaaaaacaaaatgaatcaaaaagattaaaaGATGAATTAAATGAGCTTGAAACCAAATTCAGCGAAAATGGTTCTCAGTCTtctgcaaaagaaaatgaattgaaaatgctgaaaaataaaatagcCGAGCTAGAGGAAGAGATTAGCACGAAAAATTCACAGTTAATCGCAAAAGAAGGTAAGTTAGCATCATTAATGGCTCAGCTAACTCAATTGGAGAGTAAACTTAATCAAAGAGACTCCCAGTTGGGCTCAAGggaagaagaattgaaaaaaacaaacgATAAGCTACAAAAAGATATCAGGATAGCAAGAGAGGAAACAGTTTCAAAGGATGAACGGATAATtgatcttcaaaaaaaggttAAACAGCTAGAAAATGACTTATTtgtgataaaaaaaacgcACAGTGAGTCTAAAACTATTACTGATAATGAACTAGAATCTAAAGATAAACTTattaaaattttagaaaacGATTTAAAGGTTGCACAAGAGAAGTACTCtaaaatggaaaaagagCTCAAAGAAAGGGAATTTAACTATAAAATTTCCGAATCAAAGttggaagatgaaaagaCCACGctaaatgaaaaaatttctaaCTTAGCCGCAGAAAACTCACAgctaaaaaataaaatagagGACAATTCGACTGCCACTCACCAtatgaaagaaaactatGAGAAGCAGTTAGAATCGCTAAGGAAAGATATTGAAGAGTACAAAGAAAGCGCAAAAGATTCTGAAGACAAAATTGAGGAACTAAAAATTAGGATTGCTGAAAATTCTGCTAAAGTATCGGAGAAAAGATCAAAGgatataaaacaaaaagatgAACAGATCAGCGACCTCACTCAGAATCTAAAACTACAAGAAGATGAGATAAGCTCATTAAAATCCATAATTGACAGGTACAAAAAAGATTTCAATCAATTGAAATCTGAACAGAGTAATATCCAACATGACCTAAATTTACAAATACTAAATCTGGAAAATAAGTTAATAGAGAGCGAGGATGAATTAAAGTCACTAAGAGattctcaaaaaattgaaatagAAAACTGGAAGAGAAAGTATAACAATCTTTCACTGGAAAATGACAGATTGTtgacagaaaaagaatcCGCATCAGACAAAGAGCGCGAGATATCCATCTTGAACAGAAAACTTGATGAAAtggataaagaaaaatggaaCTTACAGGaatctaaagaaaaatataaacgCGAACTACAGAAGGTGATTACTGCTAATGATCGTTTGAGAAGAGAGAAAGAGGAGTTGAATGAAAACAGCAATAATATTCGTATCATGGAAGACAAGATGACtaggataaaaaaaaattatttgagTGAAATCACTTCTTTACAAGAGGAAAATAGGAGACTTGAAGAACGCCTCATATTAAATGAGAGGCGTAAAGACAATGATTCAACTATGCAATTAAATGACATCATAAGCTATTATAAATTGAAGTATCACTCAGAAGTAAGACACAACAACGATCTTAAGGTGATCAATGATTATTTAAACAAGGTTCTTGCTTTGGGGACCCGTCGTTTAAGATTGGACACAAGGAAAGGTGAGCACAGTCTAAACATTTCACTTCCAGACGATGATGAACTAGATCGTGATTACTACAATAGCCATGTTTATACAAGGTATCATGACTATGAATACCCGCTTAGATTCAATTTAAACAGAAGAGGTCCCTATTTCGAACGCCGCTTAAGCTTCAAAACAGTTGCCCTTTTAGTGCTTGCTTGTGTGAGGATGAAAAGGATTGCTTTTTACAGGAGATCAGACGATAACAGATTGCGAATACTAAGAGATAGAATTGAGAGTAGCAGCGGGCGTATATCTTGGTAG